CTTGAATTCTCTCGATATTCTTCAACATTATCACCTGAAAATCGTTGATGAGTTACAAGATTTTCAGGGTTGACTTTATTGAATTATTCGAATACATTTTAAGCTGATTCGATTTGTAGTTGTTTGGTATTGTATGGTGTATGCTGTTTTGGATCCGAAATAGGTGCGATTGCACTAGAATTGATGATCTTTGGATGGTAGGGTACATAAATAGGCATTCTTTGTAGGATAACAGCATAGTATATTTGATAATCATCGAGTGAAAGATGTGCTCTTTCACGTGACTTAATATACCTATCGTATAAACCAGCAGATTTCTCATAATATTTCTAATCACTATACAATATTATCCCACTTACTTGTCACATCCGCTtcttatcatcattatcattcaTATTACCCATCTGCTCATCATCTTTTAACTTGTCTCCATAATTATGCACCAATCTACACCAAAATTTCAAGCCTAACATACCATCACTCTTTAATCATCAATAATCAACTATTTATATGCCATATTTGATTACACATGCTCAATCATACGATAAGGGTATCTAAGTTTTTACCAGCATATACTGCTCTTTAGCCCAGTTCCTATTATATTCTGAGTAGTTGATTGTATTTGCTAATCTTTCAGAACGACATGGAGCTCCAGTTTTGTTCTGACCTGTTCCTAAGCCAACAACCAAATCAGCAATGAAGGTATCTTAAGTTTAGCCTGATCGATGTGATACCATGACTCCCAGCCCTCTTGAATGCTCCTTTCAGCGCCTGAATGCTTCAGTTAGACTGCCTATTTGGTTAACTTTAGCAACAAAGCATTACATGCTTTTTTGTTGATTGCTTCTTCTATTCTGGTTTTATTAGTGACTAGTAAATCATCACCTACAATTTGGGTTTACCTCCAAGTCCTTTGGTGATGGTGGACCATCCCTCTCCAATCATCCTGATCAAATGGGTCCTCAATTGAAACAATCGGATAATCTTTAGCATACTACTCATATAATGCATTAAGTTGTCCACTCGTAAATGAGGCTACTTTTTAGAACGTTAAGCATCTTTAAAATGCATATCATATTTTCGTGTACTTTAATCGAAAAATTAGGATGCAGCACAATCCATACCAATCTAAATAATATTGTATGTCCTGCAGCTGCAATGGCATCTTTAAGCAGTTCGAGTGCAAGTTTACCATTGGGTACATTGGGTGCAAATCCTCCTTAATCTCCAACATTAGTTTAGCTGAGTCCGTACTTACTTTTGATAATTTTCATTAAATGATGGTAGACTTAAGTTCCCGCTTGTAAAGCATGTGAGAAACTTTTAGCTCCTGTGGTAATATCATAAACTATTGCATTGCAAGACCATTACCACCATG
This genomic window from Littorina saxatilis isolate snail1 unplaced genomic scaffold, US_GU_Lsax_2.0 scaffold_3240, whole genome shotgun sequence contains:
- the LOC138954472 gene encoding LOW QUALITY PROTEIN: enolase-like (The sequence of the model RefSeq protein was modified relative to this genomic sequence to represent the inferred CDS: inserted 6 bases in 6 codons; deleted 2 bases in 1 codon; substituted 21 bases at 21 genomic stop codons), which gives rise to MKFSNISRVHARQILDSRGNPTXEAXVTTELGIFRAAVXSGASTGKYXAVELRDGNKSVYLGKSSKLGANAILAVSLAVARAAAAAKKVSLYXYLRSMMSKXWQGKSNKYVMPCPSLNVINGGKHGGNGLAMQXFMILPXGAKSFSHALQAGTXVYHHLMKIIKSKYGLSXTNVGDXGGFAPNVPNGKLALELLKDAIAAAGHXNIIXIGMDCAASXFFDXSTRKYDMHFKDAXRSKKXSFTSGQLNALYEXYAKDYPIVSIEDPFDQDDWRGMVHHHQRTWRXTQIVGDDLLVTNKTRIEEAINKKACNALLXKVNQIGSLTEAFRRXKEHSRGLGVMVSHRSGXTXDTFIADLVVGLGTGQNKTGAPCRSERLXKYNQLLRIXXELGXRAVYA